One window of Bacteroidetes bacterium GWF2_43_63 genomic DNA carries:
- a CDS encoding 50S ribosomal protein L33, with amino-acid sequence MAKKSKEARVQVILECTEHKNSGVPGTSRYVTVKNKKNTPERMELKKYNSILKKVTVHKEIK; translated from the coding sequence ATGGCAAAGAAATCAAAAGAAGCGCGCGTTCAGGTTATCCTTGAGTGCACCGAGCACAAAAATAGCGGTGTTCCCGGTACTTCGCGCTACGTTACCGTTAAAAACAAGAAGAATACGCCTGAGCGTATGGAGCTGAAGAAATACAACTCTATTCTCAAGAAAGTTACTGTTCACAAAGAAATTAAATAA
- a CDS encoding aminopeptidase has translation MKTCFTFLLAVLLLFSLSAQNITPEVLKKIQESYKASGPDKAMINALMNNDLKSLTLDYSNSVKPDGYFKYRVKTAGITDQKNSGRCWLFASLNVYRPQVIEKYNLSDFEFSQNYLFFYDQLEKANLFLEGILETADKPLDDRRVEWLMKNAMGDGGVWGGFANLVDKYGLVPAEIMPETKSSTDTRYMSSVLTTLLRQNALALREAFNAKKPMAELQQMKIKMLSNIYKVLVYNLGEPPTAFKYRFIDKNKTAGEYKDYTPLSFYKETVTFNATDYIMFMDDPSREYYKLYEIQYDRNVQEGINWKYINIPASEIKLMAIESIKSNEPMYFSCDVGKQYDKTSSTLDIKNYDYESVYGIDFSMNKKQRIQTFESGSTHGMTLVGVDVDASEKPVKWLIENSWGNIGFDGGHLIMTDEWFDEYMFRLVINKKYVPAKVLDVLKQKAIMLPPWDPMFMEDK, from the coding sequence ATGAAAACCTGTTTTACTTTTCTGCTTGCAGTGTTATTATTGTTTTCACTTTCGGCACAGAACATCACTCCGGAAGTGTTGAAAAAAATTCAGGAAAGCTATAAGGCGTCTGGCCCCGACAAGGCCATGATCAATGCTTTGATGAATAACGACCTTAAGTCACTGACACTCGATTATTCGAATTCGGTGAAACCAGATGGATATTTCAAATATCGTGTGAAAACGGCCGGAATAACGGATCAGAAAAATTCTGGCCGCTGCTGGTTATTTGCCAGCCTGAATGTGTACAGACCTCAGGTTATTGAGAAATACAATCTTTCTGATTTCGAGTTTTCACAGAATTACTTGTTTTTCTATGATCAGCTTGAAAAAGCAAATCTGTTTTTGGAAGGAATTCTTGAAACCGCTGACAAGCCGCTAGACGACAGGCGTGTTGAATGGCTTATGAAAAATGCGATGGGTGATGGTGGCGTCTGGGGCGGATTTGCAAATCTTGTGGACAAATATGGTCTTGTTCCCGCTGAAATTATGCCGGAAACCAAAAGCAGTACTGACACCCGCTACATGTCGTCGGTGCTTACTACATTGCTTCGTCAAAATGCACTGGCATTGCGCGAAGCTTTCAACGCCAAAAAACCGATGGCTGAATTGCAGCAGATGAAAATAAAAATGTTATCGAATATTTACAAAGTGCTTGTTTATAATCTCGGCGAACCCCCGACAGCATTCAAATACCGTTTCATTGACAAGAACAAAACCGCGGGTGAATACAAGGATTACACACCTCTTTCATTCTACAAAGAAACGGTCACTTTTAATGCGACAGATTACATTATGTTTATGGATGATCCCTCCCGTGAATATTACAAGTTGTATGAAATTCAGTACGACCGCAATGTTCAGGAAGGTATAAACTGGAAATACATTAATATCCCTGCTTCGGAAATCAAGCTAATGGCTATTGAGAGTATCAAGAGCAATGAGCCCATGTATTTTTCATGCGATGTAGGCAAGCAGTATGACAAGACTTCGAGCACGCTTGATATAAAGAACTATGATTATGAAAGTGTGTATGGGATTGATTTCTCAATGAACAAGAAGCAGCGGATTCAGACTTTCGAAAGTGGCAGCACGCATGGAATGACTTTGGTCGGCGTTGATGTCGATGCGTCGGAAAAGCCGGTGAAATGGCTGATAGAGAATTCATGGGGCAACATTGGATTCGATGGTGGTCATCTGATTATGACCGATGAGTGGTTTGATGAATACATGTTCCGACTGGTGATAAATAAAAAATATGTTCCGGCCAAAGTGCTGGATGTTCTGAAGCAGAAAGCCATTATGCTGCCGCCATGGGATCCAATGTTTATGGAGGATAAATAA
- a CDS encoding redox-regulated ATPase YchF yields the protein MALKVGIVGLTNCGKTTIFNCISDAKAEVSTFAFSTTKSNLGTAHVHDPRLYELDKLIKADKVIPATIELVDIPGLAKGAGQGEGIGNSFLNDVRNVDALIHVVRCFDDPLLPHMDGSIDPVRDKENLDFELQVKDLEQIDRKLQKVEKAFKTGDKSVKPAFDSLVKFKTQIENLGNIRSLDLTDDDMKVIRELFLLTAKPVMYVCNVDDASASAGNAYSAKFTEAVKDENTEVIIVAGRAEAEIAELDETDRVDFLKDLNLTEPGVRRITRAAYSLLNLISFFTVGGIENRAWSVPRNTPAPQAAGAIHSDLERGFIRAEVIAYNDMIQYKTEVACKDAGKMRVEGKTYIVQDGDILHIRFNV from the coding sequence ATGGCATTGAAAGTAGGAATCGTAGGATTGACCAATTGCGGCAAAACAACAATATTCAATTGCATTTCGGATGCAAAAGCCGAAGTTAGCACATTTGCATTCAGCACCACCAAGAGCAATCTGGGAACGGCTCACGTTCACGATCCGCGCTTGTATGAACTGGATAAACTCATCAAAGCCGACAAAGTTATTCCGGCAACAATCGAACTGGTCGATATCCCGGGATTGGCCAAGGGAGCAGGGCAGGGCGAAGGCATCGGTAATTCATTTCTGAACGATGTGCGTAATGTCGATGCACTGATTCATGTGGTGCGTTGCTTCGACGATCCCTTGTTGCCTCATATGGACGGCAGTATTGATCCCGTTCGCGATAAAGAAAATCTTGATTTCGAATTGCAGGTTAAAGACCTTGAACAGATCGATCGCAAATTGCAGAAAGTGGAAAAAGCTTTCAAAACCGGCGACAAATCAGTAAAGCCGGCGTTCGACAGTCTTGTGAAATTTAAAACCCAGATTGAAAATCTTGGCAACATCCGTTCGCTTGATCTTACCGATGATGATATGAAAGTGATTCGCGAACTTTTTCTGCTGACCGCAAAACCTGTGATGTATGTCTGTAATGTCGATGATGCATCGGCTTCGGCTGGCAATGCCTATTCTGCGAAATTTACAGAAGCAGTAAAAGACGAAAACACCGAAGTGATCATTGTTGCAGGCCGCGCCGAAGCTGAGATTGCGGAGTTGGACGAGACCGACCGCGTTGATTTTTTGAAGGATCTTAATCTTACCGAACCTGGTGTTCGCCGCATTACGCGCGCTGCCTATTCGTTGCTGAATCTGATTTCGTTTTTCACCGTAGGTGGTATTGAAAACCGCGCATGGAGCGTGCCGCGCAATACTCCTGCACCTCAGGCTGCGGGCGCAATTCACAGCGATCTCGAACGTGGTTTTATCCGCGCCGAAGTGATAGCCTACAACGACATGATTCAGTATAAAACCGAGGTTGCCTGCAAAGACGCCGGCAAAATGCGCGTTGAAGGAAAAACCTACATCGTCCAGGACGGCGATATTCTGCACATTCGTTTCAATGTTTAA
- a CDS encoding signal recognition particle protein: MFEGLSDRLDRAFKMLKGQGRITEINVAETVKEIRKALLDADVNYATAKQFTDTVKEKALGQDVLSSVSPGQMMVKIVHDELVALMGGDKVEINLKPSPAVILMSGLQGSGKTTFSAKLAAYLKSKKGRQILLVACDVYRPAAVNQIKVLGEQIGVQVYTEEGVTDPVRIAKNAVAYAKQYGINTVIIDTAGRLAVDEEMMKEIRNIHDAVNPAETLFVVDAMTGQDAVNTAKAFNDVLNFDGVILTKLDGDTRGGAAISIKAVVNKPIKFVGIGEKMDAIDVFYPQRMADRILGMGDIVSLVEKAQEQFDEDEARKLQKKLAKDQFTFDDFLKQIHQVKKMGNMKDLIGMIPGMGKAMKDVEIDDNAFKSIEAIIYSMTQDERTNPALLNGSRRQRIANGSGTTVADVNKLVKQFEDTRKMMKMVTTGGARNAMKQMKQMKRR; encoded by the coding sequence ATGTTTGAAGGTCTGAGCGACAGGTTAGATCGCGCGTTTAAGATGCTCAAAGGGCAGGGCAGGATTACTGAAATCAACGTTGCTGAAACGGTGAAGGAAATCCGCAAAGCATTGCTGGATGCCGACGTTAATTATGCCACTGCCAAACAATTCACCGACACGGTGAAAGAAAAGGCGCTGGGGCAGGATGTTTTGTCGTCGGTTTCTCCAGGTCAAATGATGGTGAAGATTGTTCACGATGAACTTGTAGCCCTCATGGGCGGCGACAAAGTCGAGATTAATCTGAAACCCAGTCCGGCTGTAATCCTGATGTCGGGTTTACAGGGTTCAGGTAAAACCACTTTCTCAGCAAAGCTGGCAGCCTATCTGAAAAGCAAAAAAGGACGCCAGATTTTACTGGTTGCCTGCGACGTTTATCGACCAGCTGCGGTTAATCAGATTAAAGTTTTAGGCGAGCAGATCGGCGTTCAGGTTTACACCGAAGAAGGCGTGACTGATCCGGTTCGAATTGCAAAAAATGCTGTTGCGTACGCAAAGCAGTATGGAATAAATACGGTCATCATCGATACTGCTGGTCGTCTGGCCGTGGATGAGGAGATGATGAAGGAAATCCGCAATATCCATGACGCTGTAAATCCGGCTGAGACCTTGTTTGTGGTTGATGCCATGACCGGTCAGGATGCAGTGAATACGGCCAAAGCCTTCAATGATGTTTTGAATTTTGACGGTGTTATTCTTACAAAACTTGATGGTGACACCCGCGGTGGTGCGGCCATTTCCATAAAAGCTGTTGTCAATAAGCCGATCAAATTTGTTGGTATTGGCGAAAAAATGGATGCCATTGATGTGTTCTATCCACAACGAATGGCTGACCGGATCCTGGGCATGGGCGACATTGTGTCGTTGGTTGAAAAAGCGCAGGAACAGTTTGATGAGGATGAAGCGCGCAAGCTGCAGAAGAAACTTGCCAAAGACCAGTTCACATTTGATGATTTTCTGAAACAGATTCATCAGGTGAAGAAAATGGGAAACATGAAGGATTTGATCGGAATGATTCCAGGTATGGGCAAAGCGATGAAGGACGTTGAGATTGATGACAATGCTTTTAAAAGTATCGAAGCAATCATATATTCGATGACGCAGGACGAAAGGACTAATCCTGCTTTATTGAACGGATCGCGCCGTCAGCGAATTGCAAATGGCTCCGGAACTACAGTTGCTGATGTAAACAAGCTTGTCAAACAATTCGAGGATACAAGAAAAATGATGAAGATGGTTACCACTGGCGGGGCACGCAATGCGATGAAGCAAATGAAACAGATGAAGAGAAGATAA
- a CDS encoding UDP-N-acetylenolpyruvoylglucosamine reductase: MRISYDISLKQYNTFGIDVKAVCMAEIENADDLIALSESSLPEPLFCIGQGSNLLFTRDFNGTLIRMNNTGWGVISSQGDEVTIRANAGCIWDELVEQTLIKGYFGFENLSHIPGTVGSTPVQNIGAYGAEASQFIVSVHAFDRESQKFFDIENKDCDFGYRHSIFKSKPAWIVVSVDYRLKSVAATSTHYKAVETFLQENNLDGSDPMVVRKAVIAIRESKLPDYKQIGNAGSFFRNPVVEKKVFDQLHKKFPEMPFYAEADEKFKIPAAWLIEKSGWKGFQGFHAGVHDKQPLILINLGGASGQEIKMLAEEIQTSIKNNFGIQLHPEVIYL; this comes from the coding sequence ATGAGAATCTCGTACGATATTTCGCTAAAACAATACAATACTTTTGGCATTGATGTGAAGGCCGTATGCATGGCTGAAATTGAGAATGCTGATGATTTGATCGCGCTTTCCGAATCCTCATTGCCGGAGCCGTTATTCTGCATAGGTCAGGGCAGCAATCTGCTTTTCACGAGGGACTTTAATGGTACGCTGATCCGCATGAATAATACAGGCTGGGGAGTAATTTCGTCGCAGGGAGATGAGGTGACTATTCGCGCAAACGCTGGCTGCATCTGGGATGAACTGGTTGAGCAGACATTGATTAAGGGATATTTCGGATTTGAAAATTTATCGCATATCCCCGGAACGGTTGGCAGCACGCCGGTTCAGAACATTGGTGCCTATGGCGCTGAAGCTTCGCAGTTTATTGTAAGCGTACATGCATTCGATCGCGAATCGCAGAAATTCTTTGATATCGAAAACAAGGATTGCGACTTTGGCTATCGGCACAGCATCTTTAAATCAAAACCCGCCTGGATTGTGGTGTCGGTTGATTATCGCCTGAAATCTGTTGCCGCAACCAGCACGCATTATAAAGCGGTAGAAACATTTCTGCAAGAAAATAATCTGGATGGAAGCGATCCAATGGTGGTGCGCAAAGCTGTCATTGCCATTCGCGAAAGCAAATTGCCAGATTATAAGCAGATTGGTAATGCCGGAAGTTTTTTCCGGAATCCGGTGGTTGAGAAAAAGGTGTTTGACCAATTACATAAAAAGTTTCCCGAAATGCCTTTTTATGCTGAAGCAGATGAAAAGTTTAAGATTCCAGCTGCATGGCTGATTGAAAAGAGCGGCTGGAAAGGGTTTCAGGGGTTTCATGCCGGTGTGCACGATAAGCAGCCTTTAATATTGATCAACCTGGGTGGAGCGAGTGGACAGGAAATAAAAATGCTGGCCGAAGAGATTCAGACCAGCATAAAAAATAACTTCGGAATACAATTGCATCCCGAAGTCATTTATTTGTAA
- a CDS encoding hydrolase produces the protein MTRTTALELLDQHIKNPRMKAHCLASEVVMRAVADHFGEDEELWGLAGLLHDIDVEITNADAMTHGQVCVPILREAGLHEDAIEAISLHNEMSAPKPRSTRFHHALAAAETITGLIMATALVYPDKKISSVKPKSVVKRMKEVNFAASVKRENILECEKIDLPIEAFATMALQAMSEIEAELM, from the coding sequence ATGACACGCACCACCGCACTCGAATTACTTGACCAGCACATTAAGAATCCTCGTATGAAAGCACATTGTCTAGCCTCGGAAGTAGTGATGCGCGCAGTGGCGGACCATTTTGGCGAAGATGAAGAATTGTGGGGACTGGCCGGACTACTGCACGACATTGATGTCGAAATCACCAACGCCGATGCGATGACGCACGGACAAGTCTGTGTGCCCATTTTGCGCGAAGCAGGCCTTCACGAAGATGCCATTGAGGCCATCAGCCTGCACAACGAAATGTCGGCTCCGAAGCCTCGCAGCACGCGGTTTCATCATGCATTGGCAGCAGCTGAAACCATCACAGGTCTGATTATGGCCACAGCATTGGTCTATCCGGATAAAAAAATCAGCAGTGTGAAGCCGAAGTCGGTTGTGAAGCGCATGAAGGAAGTGAATTTTGCTGCTTCCGTGAAGCGCGAAAACATTCTTGAATGCGAAAAAATCGACTTGCCGATTGAGGCTTTTGCCACGATGGCTTTGCAGGCTATGAGCGAGATTGAGGCGGAGCTTATGTAG
- a CDS encoding glutathione peroxidase — protein MKTSIIILSVLLSNIASAQTGTIHQFKVKTLEGADFDLASLKGKKVMIVNVASKCGLTPQYEELQKLYDQFKDKNFVIIGFPANNFLSQEPGTAEEIREFCSRNYGVSFPMMEKISVKGNGTHPLYKWLTTKELNGVLESDVQWNFQKYLIDENGNLVDMIPPKQSPMSEEIIKWIEEK, from the coding sequence ATGAAAACTTCAATAATAATTCTATCGGTTTTGTTAAGCAATATAGCTTCGGCACAAACAGGAACAATTCATCAATTCAAAGTCAAAACCCTGGAAGGAGCGGATTTTGATTTGGCATCACTGAAAGGCAAAAAAGTGATGATCGTAAATGTGGCCAGCAAATGCGGACTTACTCCACAATATGAAGAATTACAAAAATTATACGATCAGTTTAAAGACAAAAACTTCGTCATCATTGGTTTTCCGGCCAACAATTTTTTAAGTCAGGAGCCAGGAACGGCCGAAGAAATCAGGGAATTCTGCAGCCGGAATTATGGGGTATCGTTTCCGATGATGGAGAAAATCAGCGTGAAAGGCAATGGCACACATCCGCTCTACAAGTGGCTTACGACCAAAGAACTCAACGGAGTTCTGGAGTCAGATGTGCAATGGAATTTTCAGAAATATCTGATTGACGAAAACGGAAATCTGGTTGACATGATTCCTCCAAAACAAAGTCCAATGAGCGAAGAAATCATTAAATGGATTGAAGAAAAATAA
- a CDS encoding bifunctional 5,10-methylene-tetrahydrofolate dehydrogenase/5,10-methylene-tetrahydrofolate cyclohydrolase (catalyzes the formation of 5,10-methenyltetrahydrofolate from 5,10-methylenetetrahydrofolate and subsequent formation of 10-formyltetrahydrofolate from 5,10-methenyltetrahydrofolate) — translation MNLIDGKLISEKIKEEIRKEVAAMIDRGERAPHLAAVLVGEDPASQTYVASKEKNCTSVGIISTIYRLESNATEKQLMDVVEFLNRDPEVDGFIVQLPLPEHLDENKVIAAINPEKDVDGFHPENLGKMVLGQDTFISATPYGIMEMLRRCQIETIGKHCVVIGRSNIVGTPMSILMSRTTNPGNSTVTLCHSKTVNLKEIAASADILIVAIGKPNFVTADMVKEGAVVIDVGMHRIEDAKKESGFRLTGDVDFPEVSKKASWITPVPGGVGLTTIAALLMNTMKARRKAGKQLANLEE, via the coding sequence ATGAATCTGATTGATGGAAAACTGATCAGCGAAAAGATCAAAGAAGAAATAAGAAAAGAAGTTGCAGCGATGATCGACCGCGGTGAACGCGCGCCACATCTGGCTGCTGTTTTGGTTGGCGAAGATCCGGCCAGTCAGACTTACGTCGCAAGCAAAGAAAAAAACTGTACTTCGGTTGGAATCATTTCGACTATTTACAGATTGGAATCCAATGCTACTGAAAAGCAGCTTATGGATGTGGTTGAGTTTCTGAACAGAGATCCTGAAGTTGACGGATTTATTGTCCAGTTGCCGCTTCCGGAGCATCTTGATGAAAATAAAGTTATCGCAGCTATAAATCCTGAGAAAGATGTTGATGGATTTCATCCGGAGAATCTTGGTAAAATGGTGCTTGGTCAGGATACTTTCATTTCCGCAACACCTTATGGCATTATGGAAATGCTGCGCAGATGCCAGATTGAGACCATTGGGAAACACTGTGTGGTGATAGGCCGAAGCAATATCGTCGGCACTCCGATGTCCATTCTCATGTCGCGCACTACCAATCCCGGCAATTCCACGGTAACTCTCTGTCACAGCAAGACGGTGAACCTTAAAGAAATTGCGGCTTCGGCGGATATTCTGATCGTTGCCATCGGCAAACCAAATTTCGTTACGGCAGATATGGTCAAAGAAGGCGCAGTCGTTATTGATGTTGGAATGCACCGCATTGAAGACGCGAAGAAGGAAAGCGGTTTCCGACTGACGGGTGATGTTGATTTTCCGGAAGTATCCAAAAAAGCTTCGTGGATTACACCGGTACCGGGCGGCGTTGGTTTGACAACCATTGCTGCATTACTTATGAATACGATGAAAGCCAGACGCAAAGCCGGAAAACAGCTTGCAAATCTTGAAGAGTAA
- a CDS encoding GTP-binding protein TypA translates to MHDKVKIRNIAIIAHVDHGKTTLVDRLLHQVKLFRDNQDMGDLILDSNDLERERGITILAKNVSVRYKGFKINIIDTPGHSDFGGEVERVLNMADGVLLVVDAFEGPMPQTRFVLEKALELNLKPIVVINKVDKPNCNPDHAMEAVFDLMFSMGANSDQLDFPVVYGSAKNGWMGPDWKNQTEDVSYLLDLIIERIPEPIIPPGNLQMMITSLDYSTYTGRIAVGRVLRGTLRFTDEIAICKKDGSIVKSRIKELYIFEGLGKERIKTEVPAGEICAVFGPQEFEIGDTIADAENPEPLKPIHVDEPTISMLFTINNSPFYGKDGKFVTSRHVRDRLYKETEKNLALRVEDTPSADSWLVFGRGVLHLSILIETMRREGYELQVGQPKVILKEVDGVKCEPIEWMTVNVKSDFSGKVIDIVTQRKGDIVDIENRGDRTKLEFSIPARGLFGLRNVVLTATEGEAVISHRFKGFEPWKGDFPVTRNGALIAMETGQAIAYSLNRLQDRGSFFVEPFDNIYAGQVIGEQIRQDDLVVNVVVTKKLSNMRASGSDDKVTLAPSRKFSLEEAMEYLAEDEYLEITPLALRLRKIILDHTERKRADK, encoded by the coding sequence ATGCACGACAAAGTAAAAATCAGGAATATTGCCATCATTGCGCACGTTGATCACGGGAAAACCACACTGGTAGACCGTTTGCTACATCAGGTAAAATTGTTCCGTGACAATCAGGACATGGGCGATTTGATTCTCGACAGCAATGATCTCGAACGCGAGCGCGGAATTACCATTCTCGCAAAGAACGTATCTGTACGGTACAAGGGTTTTAAAATTAATATCATCGACACTCCGGGTCACTCCGATTTTGGCGGCGAAGTTGAGCGGGTTCTCAATATGGCCGATGGAGTTTTGCTTGTGGTTGATGCCTTTGAAGGCCCGATGCCGCAAACACGCTTTGTGCTTGAGAAAGCCTTGGAATTGAATCTGAAACCAATTGTGGTTATCAATAAAGTTGATAAGCCCAATTGTAATCCGGATCACGCTATGGAAGCCGTGTTCGACCTTATGTTTTCGATGGGCGCCAACAGCGACCAGCTTGACTTTCCGGTTGTGTACGGTTCAGCTAAGAATGGATGGATGGGGCCTGACTGGAAAAACCAAACCGAAGATGTAAGTTACCTTCTTGACTTGATTATTGAGCGTATTCCCGAACCAATAATTCCACCAGGTAATCTGCAAATGATGATCACATCGCTCGATTATTCTACCTATACGGGTCGAATAGCTGTAGGTCGCGTACTGCGCGGAACGCTGAGGTTTACCGACGAAATTGCCATCTGCAAAAAAGACGGAAGTATTGTCAAATCGAGAATTAAGGAATTATATATTTTTGAAGGCTTGGGCAAAGAGCGCATTAAGACTGAAGTTCCGGCCGGAGAAATCTGTGCTGTTTTTGGTCCGCAGGAATTTGAAATCGGCGACACCATTGCCGATGCTGAAAATCCTGAGCCGCTCAAACCAATTCATGTGGATGAACCAACAATTTCAATGTTGTTCACCATCAACAACTCGCCGTTTTATGGAAAGGATGGAAAGTTTGTAACCTCGCGTCATGTGAGAGACCGGCTGTACAAAGAAACAGAAAAGAACCTGGCTCTTCGTGTTGAAGACACTCCTTCAGCCGATTCATGGCTGGTGTTTGGACGTGGTGTTCTTCACCTCAGTATTCTTATCGAGACTATGCGCCGCGAAGGATATGAGCTGCAAGTCGGACAGCCGAAGGTCATTCTTAAAGAAGTAGACGGAGTAAAATGCGAGCCGATTGAATGGATGACTGTGAATGTGAAATCCGATTTCAGCGGAAAGGTGATTGATATTGTCACGCAGCGCAAAGGTGATATTGTGGATATTGAAAATCGTGGAGACCGCACCAAGCTTGAATTTTCGATTCCTGCCCGTGGATTGTTCGGTCTGAGAAATGTTGTACTTACCGCCACTGAAGGTGAAGCAGTTATTTCCCATCGTTTTAAAGGATTTGAACCATGGAAGGGCGACTTTCCGGTGACCCGCAACGGTGCCCTGATTGCAATGGAGACCGGGCAGGCAATTGCATATTCACTCAATCGTTTGCAGGACCGTGGCAGCTTCTTTGTCGAGCCGTTTGACAATATATATGCCGGTCAGGTAATCGGTGAGCAAATCCGTCAGGACGACCTGGTGGTGAATGTGGTTGTTACCAAAAAGCTCAGTAATATGCGTGCGTCCGGTAGCGATGACAAAGTGACTCTTGCTCCGTCCCGTAAATTTTCGCTCGAAGAAGCCATGGAATATCTGGCCGAAGATGAATATCTCGAAATTACACCGTTGGCGTTACGTTTGAGGAAAATTATTCTCGATCATACAGAGCGCAAACGTGCAGATAAATAA